The Paenibacillus sp. BIC5C1 DNA segment TTCGAATATTATATTGGTTCTAGTCACTTACGGTCATCATCGTCTCCCGCGGAGGCTGGTAATTTTCCAGCCGACGAAACGTAATGCCTTTTTGCTTCATCATGTTTGTAACTTTGCCTGTGTCCTTGGGATACGGGCGATGAAACACGATTTCTGTAATACCGCTATTCGCGAGCATATTGGAGCAAGTCCAGCAAGGTTCATCCGTGACATATACAGAAGAGCCTTCGCGGTCAATCCGATCGGTGAACAAAAGCAAATTCTGCTCCGCATGAATAGTACGAATGCAGCGTTGCTTTTTGACCATTGCCTCCTGACCGTCGGTTACCACCAGCTCATATTCTTCCGAGATCATGCATCCTGCTTCAGAGCAGTCCGGAACCCCCATGGGCGCACCGTTATAAGCTGTTCCAAGCAGTTTCTTCCCCTGTACAAGTACAGCGCCAACATGACGGCGTGAACAGCGGGAACGGGTAGAGACCATATATGCGATGTCCATGAAATACGTATCCCAGTCTTTGCGTACGTCTGCTGTGCTCATAACCGTTTCCCTCCCCTCGGATACAAGTTGAACCCATCTCATTGTCATCCAGACACTCAGCGTACAGAGAACATTGGGATGGCTATTCTGTCATTCAGATGCAACTTATATCCTAATATTTATTATTGCGTGATTATCTGATCTGCACATAAGGAGCCATTTTCTCCAGCATCTTCATTCCGATTCCTTTCACTTTGGTCAGATCGCTGACTTTGGTAAAAGGACCATGGGAAATACGATAATCAATAATGGCTTGCGCCTTTTTCTCCCCAATTCCGGGAAGTTCCATGAGCTTGGCAGCAGGAGCTGTATTGACATCAATTTTGCCATTGTCGACAGCTTCATTGCCCACCAACGCTTGGTTATTGTCTGATGAAGCAGCGGTTGCCTCGGATTTCGTTTGTGTCCCACCTGTAGAAGTATCCGTTTGCTTAACTGCAACTGTCTGATCAGCCACTTTCCCTGCTGCGTCATCAACCTGATTAGTCTCTACAGGGGCCTCTGTTGTTGACGGTATCTGTTCTGCATCGGAAGCCTTCGCATGTTCCTGAACCAAAGTAGCCGACTGTACAGCAGGGGGTTCCTGCTCTATCGTCGGCTTCTCGGTGGCGAGCTGCATAGGTTCCCAGCCAGAAGGCGGCTGTTCACTTTTGCCCGACCATAATATAAGTATACATCCGACCACCGCAGCAGCAATGGTCATCCCCTTGTTCCATCTCATTTCTTCCACACCTCTCCCTGGATTCAAAATAAATCTATTCTGAACACGGGCGGTGCTTCCGAACCGTTGGACTTGCCTGGTAAACCAAGCTGTACTATTTTCATGTCATGTGAAGCAGGTCCTGACGCATACACTAGAGGGAAAGAACTGCGCCATTACCGTAAAGCATGAAAGGAGGCCTGAACAATGAAGGTTGGATTTATCGGAACCGGCAGCATGGGCAGCCTGCTGATCTATGCCTTGATTCAATCCGGTGCACTTGAGCCACGGCAGATCGCCGCCAGCAATAGAACTCCTTCCAAAGTACGGCAGCTATCCCTCCGTTACCCCGGTCTGCATGAATCACAGAGCAACCGGGAAACCGTCATCCGCAGCAATATCATCTTTTTGTGCGTGAAGCCACTTGAATTCAAACATGTCATTGACGACATCCTGCCTGTCGTGAATCCCAATCATATAATCGTCTCGATCACCAGTCCCGTGCAGCTGCGCCATCTGGAATCTTCACTTCCTTGCAAAGTCTCCAAAGTTATCCCCAGCGTTACGCACCAGGTCGGCAGCGGAGCGTCCCTGTGTATACACGGTGAGCGAATGACTACCGAAGACCGCGCTGTGCTGGAAGGGCTGCTCAGTCATATCGGCAGACCCTACCAAGTGGATGAAGCCTGTACCCGGATCACATCCGACTTCTCCAGCTGCGGACCTGCATTCATATCGTTCTTTCTGGAGCAATGGATCGAGAGTGCAGTCAAGCTTACAGACATCAAACGAGCCGATGCCTGCGCTCTTGCCGGCGAGATGCTCCTGGGAACAGGCAAACTGCTTACCGAAGGAGGATACACCCCGCAAGAACTTCAAGCTCGAGTGGCTGTACCTGGCGGCATCACCGCACAGGCACTTGCCCTGCTAAAAGTGAATCTGAATGGTGTTTTTGACAGCTTAATCCAGACAACTCATGACAAATATGATGAAGATTTGTTAAAGCTGGATGAACTATTCAAAACCGGTGAGATTAACCGGCAACAATATTAACGAGTTTGCCTGGAACGGCAATGACCTTGCGAATGGTCTTGCCTTCCAGAGCCTGTTTCACAGGTGCCAGTTCCATTGTAAAGTCCTGCATGCCCTGTGCGTCCAGATCCTTCGCGATCGTAGCACGGGTTACAATTTTGCCATTCACTTGAACAACAATCTCCACTTCGGCGTCAACCGTCATGGACTCATCATACTCAGGCCAAGCTACGTAAGAGATTCCACCTTCATGACCGAGACGGCTCCACAGCTCCTCTGCCATATGCGGTGCCAGCGGTGACAACAGCTGTACAAAGTTCTCCATGGCTTCACGCGGCAGCGTATCTGCTTTGTATGCATCGTTGATGAAGATCATCAACTGGCTGATCGCTGTGTTGAAACGCAGATGTTCCAGATCCTCTGTAACCTTTTTGATTGTTTTGTGTGCAGTGCGCTTGAACTCATCGGTTCCACCATCTGCTGTGATCTTGTCGTTGATTGCACCTGTATCTTCATTGATGAACAGACGCCATACACGTGACAGGAAGCGGTGCATGCCCTCAACCCCGTTAGCATTCCACGGTTTTGTCGCCTCCAATGGTCCCATGAACATTTCGTACAGACGCAATGTATCTGCACCGAATTCATTGACGATCTCATCCGGGTTAATAACATTACCACGGGATTTACTCATCTTCTCATTGTTGGTTCCCAGGATCATACCTTGATTGACCAGTTTGTGGAACGGCTCTTTGGTATGCACCACACCCAGATCATACAGCACTTTATGCCAGAAACGAGCGTACAGCAAGTGAAGCACCGCGTGCTCTGCTCCGCCGATATACAGATCAACCGGCAGCCACTGCTGCTGTTTCTCTTGAGAGATCAGTTCCTTGTCATTGTGTGGATCGATAAAGCGCAGGTAATACCAGCAGCTACCTGCCCATTGTGGCATCGTGTTCGTCTCGCGACGTGCTTTCATTCCTGTTTCCGGATCTACGGTGTTAACCCATTCCGTAACATTCGCCAGCGGTGATTCGCCAGTACCCGAAGGTTTGATCTGGTCGATATCCGGCAGCAGCAAAGGCAGTTGATCTTCTGGCACCGTCTTCATCGTTCCGTCTTCCAGATGCAGAATCGGGATTGGCTCACCCCAGTAACGCTGACGGCTGAACAACCAGTCACGCAGACGGTAGGTCGTTTTGCCTTGTCCCTTACCGTTCTCTTCCAACCAGGCAATCATCTTCGCAATCGCTTCTTCGTTGTTCAATCCGTTCAGGAAATCGGAGTTCACATGCGGTCCGTCTCCGGAATACGCTTCTTGTGTCACGTCGCCACCCTGTACAACCTCGATGATGTCCAGACCAAACTGTTTCGCAAACTCCCAGTCACGAGCGTCATGTCCCGGAACGGCCATGATCGCGCCTGTGCCGTATCCAGCCAGAACATAATCGGCAATCCAGATTGGCACCTTCGCTCCGTTTACCGGATTGATGGCATAAGTTCCTGTGAACACACCCGTTTTGTCTTTAGCCAGATCAGTACGTTCCAGATCACTTTTGCGAGCAGCCTGTTCCTGATATGCCTTGATTGCTCCACGCTGTTCAGACGTTGTAATGACTTCTACCAGCTCGTGCTCAGGTGCCAATACAGCATAACTTGCGCCAAACAACGTATCTGCACGTGTCGTAAACACTTTGATAACTTCTTCATGACCCTCAATGGCAAAAGTAACTTCCGCCCCGGTCGATTTACCGATCCAGTTGCGCTGCATATCCTTGATGCTTTCTGACCAGTCCAGCTCTTCCAGGTCCTCCAGCAAACGCTCTGCATATTCCGTAATTCTCAACACCCATTGGCGCATCGGTTTACGAACGACCGGATGTCCACCACGCTCACTCTTACCGTCGATAACTTCTTCGTTCGCCAGTACCGTGCCCAAAGCTTCGCACCAGTTAACAGGTACTTCATCTACATATGCCAGCCCTTTATTGTACAACTGGATGAAGATCCATTGCGTCCATTTGTAGTAGTCAGGGTCTGTTGTACTGATCTCCCGATCCCAGTCATATGAGAAGCCCAGTGATTTGATCTGGCGACGGAAATTGTCAATATTGCGGAATGTAATATGTCGTGGATGCTCACCAGTATCCAATGCATGCTGCTCAGCAGGCAGGCCGAAAGCGTCCCAACCCATTGGATGCAATACATTGAAGCCGCGCATACGTTTGAAACGGGATACGATATCCGTTGCCGTGTATCCTTCCGGGTGACCTACGTGCAGGCCTGAGCCAGATGGGTACGGAAACATATCCAGGGCATAAAACTTCGGTTTAGCCGGGTCCTCACCCGTTTTAAACGTTTTATTGTCATCCCAGTACTGTTGCCAACTTTTCTCCATGACTTGTGGCTTGTAGCCGTGTTTTGGCTGTTGATTCTCACTCATCTATTGTTCCTCCTCTGGTTATTCGCATTTATTGCAACAAAAAAACCTCAGCATCCCGTAGCGTTTGCAGCGCTAGGGACGAGAGGTTGAATTCCCGTGGTACCACCCTAGTTAGCGGACGATCGTGCTTCGTCATCCACTCCCTTTGGACCTGTAACGGCGGTTAACCGATGCGGATTTCCATTCCTGAACTGAGTGTTACTTCAGTCGGTTGCAAGATGGTGTAGTCACCGCATTTCTCCAAGGCGAGTTCGTGAAATACTGTCAACCGACTTGCACCAACCGTCGGCTCTCTGTCATGTACAGGACTCACTACTGATCCTTATCATCGAAATATGTATACGATATGATCGGAAACATTATATAAAAAAGAAGCATTAAAGTCAATATTACACTGTCTGTTGAGTATAAGCAATGCCATGCATCAGTATACACATTAAGACGACTGGAATCGCTTGATTCCTTCTTCTAGGTTATCAATCGTCCACTGAATGTGTTCCTTGTTATCGTATTGACGATACGGACACTCGATTCTCAGCGCCAGATCAAAGTACAGATCATATAAACTTCTTCTTTTTCGTTCGCTGTCTGTTGTAACTGCTCTTCCATATCCTTTGAGGAATCCTGGTGTATTATTAAAATGACTGAAGTAGTGCTCCATCAGAGGATCTGCCCAGAGGGAACGTTCGAAATCGATAATGGCCGTGATTTGACCTGCCTCCACAAATACATTTCCATCCCACAAATCCCAATGTACAAGTACAGGTTCTTTGACATCATCCAGCACACCTGATTTCTCTTGAATTAAACGCTCCAGTTCCTCATAACGAATCGAAAATTCCACACCCGCTGCTTTGCTATCTGAGAGCATATCATCCATCAAATTCAGGAAAGCTTCTTTCCACGTCGCATAATGTGGTTTCTTTGAGGAAAAATACCCAAACTTCTCCCCTTTAATTTCATTAATCCGGCGATTGTATACACCCAGCTGTTGCTCTATGGATTTCTGCCCTTCTGCACTGTACTGATCTTTGACTTTGTTATACGGCGTTCCTGGCATGTATTCCATAATAAAATATTCTGCCGGAACCAGGGTGAGCGATGGATCGTAGGCCAATACCCGGGGAACGGGTACATCCTGAAGTTCTGCCACAAGTCGTAGTGCCTCAACCTCAGCAACCATAACTTGCTGTTCACAGCGCATCAGCTTAATGCCATTAGAAGGAGCAATTTTGAGTACAACCTTCTGTCCGTCTTTCTTGGTGATAAAGTAAGCGTGGTTTGCCCAGCCGTCGATCATCTCTTTGTATTCTTGGATACCTGTGTTAAAGTGCTGCTGCACAATTCTGTCTAATTGTTCGGAAGTCAGCCTTGTTTTGTATATACTTTCCATTCTACACCCCACCCGGAATTTAATTTTCAGGATTCTACTAATTAGAAAACGTTTTCCATCCAACTATTATGGCTTCCTTTAATCCTACTGGCAATAACTTTTATTACATATAAAAAAACATTCTTATAGACAAAGAACTGCCCTTATACATCATAAGGACAGTTCTTTATCATACTCCTATTTCACGGCTACATAGAATAGACGCTGTGCGCCTTCTCCCGCCTCTTTCCACTCAAAATCAGCATATACACGGACATCTCTGAATCCGGCCTTCGTGAGCTCCAGCTTCATCCAGTCCGGATCATACGCACGCTGAACATGAACCTCTTCAAACCGTTGGTACATATCCTTGCCACTCTCAGCCACACGTGAAAAGATACTTAGGTGATGCTCAATCTCACACCGATCATGATCCATATCACAGGTCCAAATATACGATACGGAGCGTTCGTCCAACACAAATGGTTGCTCCTCTTCGTATCGAATAAGGGTATTCGGATGATGTACATCGAACAGGAATGTGCCCTCCGGCTTTAGCATCTCGTAAGTACGCTGAAAGGTACGAACAACATCCTCTTTTTCAAGCAGATAATTCACGCAATCACAGAACGATATCACCGAGTCCACAGGCTCCGGAACCCTCCAGTCCCGCATATCCTGCTGCACCCAGCGGACACTGCCTTCCCGATATAAGCGGTGGCCTTGAGGCGTGGCTTCCATTTTACTGCGTGCAACAGACAACATGTCCGCTGACAGGTCAATACCTGTAACTTCGAAGCCGGAGTTCACCAGCGGGATCGTAATTGAACCCGTGCCACAACCCAGTTCAGCCACACTTTTTGGCATGCCATGCCGTTCCCAAGCCGTTCTCGCAAACCTTATCCAGTCCGGATAAGGCATATCCTCCATTAATTCATCGTACACATAGGCAAATTTCCGGTAAGACATGTCAGGCACCGCACTTTCAATTTCATTTTCGAATCTCTTTTGAACAAAAGAAAAAGCAGGGGCGTCCGGAGTTCACCCAGCCTTGCCCTGCCTTTACTTGTGAATTCAAGCACTTCCTTGATCCATGATACCTGTTTGTTACTTGTCTTCGTTCTGATCCTGAGGTACAGACTCTGTCAGATAGGTCCAGTTTTCCTTTTGAGTTACCAGACCGTCCTTCATCAGTTTGCCCAAGGCCCGCTTGAATGCGGATTTGCTGATACCAAAGCGCTGCTTGATGATGTCCGGTGGGGTTGCATCCGAATATGGCATGCCGCCCGTAGGGCGCTCTTTCATGAAAGCAAGTAGTTTGTCTGCATCTTCATTGCGACCAACCTCTTTGAGAGGAGACATCGCCAGATTGACACGTCCATCTTCACGTACCATGGTTACCCGGCATTTCACCTTTTCACCCAGACGCAGCATGCGGTTTCGTTCCGAAGAATGAATCATGCCGATAGCGCCAAATCCCAGCACTCCACCTTCGACAAGTACAAACGTACCCATCTGAAGTGTCTTGTAGACTGTTGCTTCAACCCATTGATTGACCCACGAGGTTGGCGCATGGAAAGACAATGGTGCAAGCTCACGTTCTCCAGCCAATTTCGCCCGCAAACGTCCCTGCTTGTCATGTTCCATGATAACAAAGACTTCATCCCCCACCTGGGGACGCAGCTCTTCCAATTCAGACAGTTCACGAATCGGGAGCAGCAATTGCCGTCCAAGCCCCATTTCGAGGAAACAGCCGAGGCGTGGATGAATATCAGCCACAACCAGTCGTCCCATTTCGCCGAGTGTGAGATATGGTTTTTTCATGGTTGCCGCCAGGCGATCTTCCGTATCAAAGAACAGAAAGACCTCCAGCGTTTCTCCAATTTTAACGTCACGTGTGAGCTCCGTATAGTGAAGCAGTACATCTTCCGATCCTGTCGTCAAAAAATAACCAAACGGAGACACTTCACGTGAAACCGGCAAGCTGACGACTGTTCCTGCGATCAAACTCATACCGTTTCCACCACTTTGGCATCAGACCACAGACGCTCAATGTTGTAATACTCACGCTCATCGCGGTGGAAGATATGAACAACCACATCGCCCATATCCATCAATACCCAACGTGCCGAATCCATACCTTCGATGCCTTTGATGTTCACGCCGGCTGCATGCGCCTGTTTGCGAATCTCTGTTGCAATCGCCTGTACCTGAGTATCCGAATTCCCGTGACAGATAACAAAATAGTCTGCTACCAGTGAAATACCAATCAGATCCAGCGCTACAATGTTGGATGCCTTTTTATCGTCAGCGGCCGCAACCGCCATATTCATAAGTTCTTTCGATGATATTGTCATGAACCAACCTCCATAATCTAATCTATAAATGTGCAATCAAATCATTTCGCGACAACATGGTCAAAGGATAAATAACACGGCGCTGCGAGATCAATAAGCTGATCGTCGAGTCGAAACCGGCAATTAAACCTTCTTCCAGACTGTGCTCAGCCTGTTCGCGAATATGATTCACTCCCGGAAAGTCTCTTCCCGGTTCAATATAATCCGCAAGACATACCACCTTATCCAGCAAGCTCATGCCTACTCGACCTGAGGTATGCCAACGAATAGCATTAATAATTTCGTCATCATTAATGCCATAGTCACGCTCGGCAACAAAAGCACCCACTTCGGAATGCCAGAGCTGCTTGTCATGCTGCAAAAGTTCTTGATTCAATCCATTATCACGGATGACCGCTTCCATCTCGGATACAGGCCAATACTTGGCCACATCATGCAAGATTGCTGCCAGATCCGCTTTTACAGGATCAGCACCATATTTTTCAGCCAACATCACTGCCGACTCCATGACACCCAGCGTATGCTTCCAACGCTTCTCCGGCATTTGACCGGAAACTGCGCGGATCAGTTCGTCACGGCTTAGTCCCATATAAACCGCTCCTTACAATGTATTGGTGCACCTCATCAGGAATCATGAAACGTACCGAATGACCTTTGGCAAGACGTCTGCGTACGGCTGTCGATGAAATATCGACCAAGGGCATCTCGGCCAGCAGGACCCGATCCTGTAATTCGTCTGGTAGATCATCCAGATGTAACTGGAAGCCTGGTCGACCAACCCCGATAAAGGTTAGGCGTTCTGCAAGTTCTTCAATCTGCTCCCATTTGGGAAGATAGTTCACCATATCCGCCCCGATAATGAAATAAAACTCATGTTCAGGATGGCGACGCCACAGTTCCTTCATCGTATCAATGGTATAAGACACTCCGCCAAGTTCCATCTCAATACCCAGCACCTCATATTGCTGCACACCTTTCACAGCCGCTTCCGTCATATCGAGACGTTGCTGTCCCGAAGCTCCGGCGCCGCGTTTGTGAGGTGGAACATGGGAAGGCATGAACCAGATCTCATCCAGTGCATGCGAATCCCTTGCCGCTTCAGCTGCCAGGAGGTGTCCCATGTGGATCGGATCAAACGTACCACCCATGATACCGATCTTCACCCGCGTCACACTCCCTTATCTAGGTAGTTCGATTTGTTTGTTATCGCGCGATTCTTTGTACAGGATGATTGTGTTACCGATGACTTGTACAAGCTCACTACCCGTTTCACGGGCAACTTCTTCGGCCATCTCTTTTCTGTCCTCGTCATTGTTGTTGAGCACTTGCACTTTCATCAATTCGCGCTTCTCAATCGCATCTTCGATGTGACGGAACAGGTGCTCATTCGTTCCCCCTTTGCCGATTTGAAATACAGGGGTCAGATGATGTGCCTGTGAACGCAAAAAGCGCTTTTGTTTACCGTTTAACATGAATACTCCATACTCCTTATGGTGAGCAAGCCTCAGCAACAGCACAATGACTGTCGGGGCCTGACCGTTCAATTATATTTTTACATTCATAAAACGAACTAACAAAGTTTACACAGTGTGACTACGATTGCAGTACCATCTTACGATCGCTGTTATCCCCAGATTTCTTCATTTCATTTTTATAAAGGGGAAATCCGGTGATAAAGGCGAGCACTTCGTTTCTTCAGATTGCTTCTGCACTCTTCGTCATCGTGTAATCTTGATTTCATTTTACAATATTAAAAACTGTCTAACACAGCAGGCCGCATCGTCTCCACGGGCGCCGGGATGCCGAGCCAGTGCTCGAAGGCTACGGCGCCCTGGTATATAAACATACCCAGGCCACCATGCACAGTACATCCACGCTCCCTTGACTCGCGAAGCAGACGTGTTTCCAGCGGATTGTAGATCAGGTCGCTTACTGCTGCGCCTGCTCGAATGAGTGCAGGGTCGACAGGTACGTCATCTACATGCGGATGCATGCCTGCGGCCGTCGTGTTAATCACGATATCTGCCGAAGCCAGTACCGCAGCAGCCTCTTCCATTCCACTACCCGTGATGTCGCCCAGTCCATGAGCCCGCAGATCGGAAGCAAGGGCAACGGCTCTGTCGGCTGTACGGTTAAGAATACTAATCTGTGCAGGCTTTTCCAAGGCAAGGGCGTATATCACACCTCTCGCTGCTCCGCCAGCCCCCAGAACAGCAATACGTTTACCAGCGAGTTCCGGAACAGCTTCTTCCTTCAAGGAACGCACATAACCGATGCCATCCGTATTGTACCCTGTCAGCTTGCCTTCTTCATTGACAATAGTGTTCACCGCGCCAATCAGGCGTGCACTTTCATCAATGACATCCAGATACTGCATGACCTGTTCTTTGTGCGGAATGGTTACATTCACACCACGATACCCCAGCGCCACAATGCCTCGAATGGCTGATTCCAACTGCTCGGGACGAACATGCAGTGGCATATACATTCCATTCACTCCTGCAGCCTGCAGAGCCGCATTATGCATGGCAGGCGATTTGGAATGTGCAATGGGATCACCCATGACGCCAAGCAGGACAGGCAGTGAAGGATTTGTTTTTTTCTGTTCCGACATACTTCCGCCTCCGATCTGATGGAAATACTGCTGTGATTACATTAGATCAAGGATGGGCGGATCAGTACACGAATACCTTTTGGAGCATGAACAGCTACAAGGGCCCCATTCTCACCGTTAACCTTAATCCAGCCCAGTCCGGAAATGAATACATCCGACTGGCTGCCACGTTTGATTCGGAATTCATGTCTGGTCCATTCAGGCATATCTGCTGCATCTTCACGCGTTGGTGGAGACAGCAACTCACCCAGATGGTCACGATACAAATCGTCTGCACGTTCCAGCTTCGTCCGGTGAATATCAAGCGCAGTGCTGATAAAACAAGTGAAGGACTGACGATCTCCCTCCACAAAGTCAAAACGAGCCATACCGCCAAAGAACAGCGTCTGACCAGAATTCAATTGATAAACGGCCGGTTTAAGTGGTTTCTCTGGCATAATGGCAGCCAGATCTTTGCGGGATACAATCTCACTGAAACGCCAAGGGTATACAATTCCCGGTGTATCAATAATAGCTTTTCCATCGTCCAGCGGAATATTAACCATATCCAACGTTGTCCCCGGGTAACGTGATGTTGTGAGCTCCTGCTCGAGATCACTGTAGTCCCGAATCAGACGGTTAATCAGTGTGGATTTGCCCACATTGGTACCACCAACCACGTATACGTCACGATCTCCACGATACGTGCCTACAAGCTCAAGCAGTCGGTCGAAGCCCTGATTTTGCTTTGCACTGCACAGAACGACATCTACCGTACGCAAACCTTGTTCTTTGGCCTGTTTTTGCACCCAGTTGCGAACCTTGTTCCAGTTGGTTACTTTTGGAAGCAAGTCCGTTTTGTTCACGGCAAGCAATACTGGATTGTTGCCTACAAAACGCTGCAAACCAGAGATGATACTGCCATCAAAGTCAAACAGATCAACGATATGGATGACAAGTGCATCCTTATCCCCGATTTTGCTCAGCAGGGCCAAGAACTCGTCCTGGTCCACTGTAACGGATGATGACTCATTGTAATTTTTGATACGGAAACAACGCTGGCAAATGACGGGTTCACGATCCAACGCTTTTTCGGGGATGAATCCTGGTAATTCCGGGTTTTCCGTTTGCAGATGCACTCCGCATCCGCTGCACCTTACGGCAATATTGCCGTTATGCGGTTCTGTCATTTCTTCTTATCCTCCTCAAGCCATAAGCCTTTCTTGCGCAAACTCGTTAGAGCAATCCGTTCCACGCGCCGATTGAAGCGGGTCATGAAGCCTTCATCTCCGATGGAGATCGGCAACACCAGAACCGTATAGAGTCCCAGTCGATTACCTCCAAAGACATCTGTAAGCATCTGATCGCCTACGACAATCGTTTTTTCAGGAGTTAACTCCATCATCTTCATTGCTCTACGAAACGGAACATTCGATGGTTTGCGTGCACTATGCACAAACTGGATATCCAGTGGCGTCGCAAACAGGGATACACGATTCAAATTGTTATTG contains these protein-coding regions:
- the aroE gene encoding shikimate dehydrogenase, with amino-acid sequence MSEQKKTNPSLPVLLGVMGDPIAHSKSPAMHNAALQAAGVNGMYMPLHVRPEQLESAIRGIVALGYRGVNVTIPHKEQVMQYLDVIDESARLIGAVNTIVNEEGKLTGYNTDGIGYVRSLKEEAVPELAGKRIAVLGAGGAARGVIYALALEKPAQISILNRTADRAVALASDLRAHGLGDITGSGMEEAAAVLASADIVINTTAAGMHPHVDDVPVDPALIRAGAAVSDLIYNPLETRLLRESRERGCTVHGGLGMFIYQGAVAFEHWLGIPAPVETMRPAVLDSF
- the yhbY gene encoding ribosome assembly RNA-binding protein YhbY; this encodes MLNGKQKRFLRSQAHHLTPVFQIGKGGTNEHLFRHIEDAIEKRELMKVQVLNNNDEDRKEMAEEVARETGSELVQVIGNTIILYKESRDNKQIELPR
- the yqeH gene encoding ribosome biogenesis GTPase YqeH gives rise to the protein MTEPHNGNIAVRCSGCGVHLQTENPELPGFIPEKALDREPVICQRCFRIKNYNESSSVTVDQDEFLALLSKIGDKDALVIHIVDLFDFDGSIISGLQRFVGNNPVLLAVNKTDLLPKVTNWNKVRNWVQKQAKEQGLRTVDVVLCSAKQNQGFDRLLELVGTYRGDRDVYVVGGTNVGKSTLINRLIRDYSDLEQELTTSRYPGTTLDMVNIPLDDGKAIIDTPGIVYPWRFSEIVSRKDLAAIMPEKPLKPAVYQLNSGQTLFFGGMARFDFVEGDRQSFTCFISTALDIHRTKLERADDLYRDHLGELLSPPTREDAADMPEWTRHEFRIKRGSQSDVFISGLGWIKVNGENGALVAVHAPKGIRVLIRPSLI
- a CDS encoding YqeG family HAD IIIA-type phosphatase, which gives rise to MFEILMPKLRVDTVFDINLEELYAQGYRGIITDLDNTLVGAKAPDATPELIEWFARVKEAGFQLMIVSNNNLNRVSLFATPLDIQFVHSARKPSNVPFRRAMKMMELTPEKTIVVGDQMLTDVFGGNRLGLYTVLVLPISIGDEGFMTRFNRRVERIALTSLRKKGLWLEEDKKK